The Sulfurihydrogenibium sp. YO3AOP1 genome has a window encoding:
- a CDS encoding alpha-amylase/4-alpha-glucanotransferase domain-containing protein has translation MIKLLFGIHCHQPVENFYEVVDEAIEKAYKPFLKTAKKYPKFKFAVHYSGWLLEYIKNYSKETFKLLQDLALNGQIEFFSGGYYEPILAAIPSDDRKYQIEKLNKFIKENFDQTPKGLWLTERVWDSGIIPDITNLGIEYVIVDDYHFLSAGFKKENLYGYYITESNGYKVKLFPINKNLRYLIPFKTVDKIKEYLYTLPNIENPAGIIFDDGEKFGIWPKTYQWVYQQGWLENFLSEISNSKNIEFIHYQEYSENQKPLGIAYLPITSYHEMGEWSLFAEDFEEFERLKEFLEKNNMSQEFEKFVKGNIWHNFLVKYPESNRIHKRFLDLSISYRDYKKNQTFLDNLLKSQCNDVLWHGIFGGLYLPNLRNNAYRFIIKAEKEIEKITKKHKKVEVKDINYDGYEEVKVHTDNLILIFDSKEAGQLIELSIKDKEFNFQNTLTRRKEGYHYKLLQTNQSNNHDDEGISTIHEIQTTIDPEKSKDLLIYDWYNKNSFIDHVTDESFNLDSFYRCNFREFSDFANQSFNIEYINEEIIFKREGGIYLDKKYDSTLIKKYFIKGTVLEYIVNLTTKYEKPLKYLLEFNFHFANLEERLRQPIYHGKSNKFSIFDEFTNKTIVLESVKDCDIFSYPINTISQSEKGVDITNQGLTIGFLTDFQKDLYIKFKLSVL, from the coding sequence TTTTAAAAACAGCTAAAAAATATCCAAAATTTAAGTTTGCAGTTCACTACTCAGGATGGCTTTTAGAGTATATAAAAAATTATAGTAAAGAAACGTTCAAACTTCTTCAAGATTTAGCACTTAACGGTCAGATAGAATTTTTCAGTGGTGGATACTACGAGCCAATCCTTGCAGCCATCCCATCAGATGATAGAAAATATCAAATTGAGAAGTTAAATAAATTTATCAAAGAAAACTTTGACCAGACACCAAAAGGATTATGGCTTACAGAAAGGGTTTGGGACAGTGGCATCATACCAGATATTACAAATCTTGGAATTGAGTATGTGATTGTAGATGATTATCATTTCTTATCAGCAGGATTTAAAAAAGAAAATCTTTATGGATATTACATTACAGAGTCAAACGGCTACAAAGTAAAGCTTTTTCCAATAAATAAAAATCTTAGATATTTAATTCCGTTTAAAACAGTTGATAAAATAAAAGAATATCTGTATACTTTGCCAAATATTGAAAATCCAGCAGGAATAATTTTTGACGATGGAGAAAAGTTTGGAATTTGGCCAAAAACTTACCAGTGGGTTTATCAGCAAGGTTGGTTAGAAAACTTTTTAAGCGAAATTTCAAATTCAAAGAACATTGAATTTATCCACTACCAAGAATATTCAGAAAATCAAAAACCACTTGGAATAGCTTACCTTCCTATCACTTCATACCATGAAATGGGAGAATGGAGTTTATTTGCAGAAGATTTTGAAGAGTTTGAAAGATTAAAAGAATTTTTAGAAAAAAACAACATGAGTCAAGAGTTTGAAAAGTTTGTAAAAGGCAACATATGGCACAACTTTTTGGTAAAGTATCCAGAATCAAACAGGATACATAAAAGATTTTTAGATTTATCAATCTCTTACAGAGATTATAAGAAAAATCAAACTTTTTTAGACAATCTTTTAAAATCTCAATGTAATGATGTTTTATGGCATGGAATTTTTGGCGGTCTTTACCTTCCAAACTTAAGAAATAACGCTTACAGATTTATCATAAAAGCAGAAAAAGAGATTGAAAAAATAACAAAAAAGCATAAAAAAGTTGAAGTTAAAGATATAAATTACGATGGATACGAAGAGGTAAAAGTTCATACAGATAATTTGATATTAATTTTTGATAGCAAAGAAGCAGGTCAACTAATAGAACTTTCAATTAAAGATAAAGAGTTTAACTTTCAAAACACACTAACAAGAAGAAAAGAAGGATATCACTATAAGCTACTTCAAACAAATCAATCAAACAATCATGACGATGAGGGTATCTCAACAATTCACGAGATACAAACGACGATAGACCCAGAAAAATCAAAAGATTTACTTATTTACGATTGGTATAACAAAAACTCATTTATAGACCATGTTACAGATGAGAGCTTTAATTTGGACAGTTTTTATAGGTGTAATTTTAGAGAGTTTTCAGATTTTGCAAACCAGTCATTTAATATTGAATATATAAATGAAGAAATCATTTTTAAACGAGAAGGTGGTATTTACTTAGACAAAAAATATGATTCAACTCTTATTAAAAAATACTTTATTAAAGGCACTGTATTAGAATATATTGTAAACCTTACAACAAAATACGAAAAGCCTTTAAAATACTTATTAGAATTTAACTTCCATTTTGCCAATTTAGAAGAAAGGCTCAGACAACCAATCTATCATGGAAAAAGCAATAAATTTTCTATATTTGATGAGTTTACAAATAAAACCATAGTTTTAGAATCTGTAAAGGATTGTGATATTTTTAGCTATCCAATCAACACAATCAGCCAATCGGAAAAAGGTGTTGATATTACAAACCAAGGCTTAACAATTGGATTTTTAACAGATTTTCAAAAAGATCTATACATAAAGTTTAAATTATCTGTATTGTAA